The Mugil cephalus isolate CIBA_MC_2020 chromosome 11, CIBA_Mcephalus_1.1, whole genome shotgun sequence genome includes a window with the following:
- the LOC125015761 gene encoding uncharacterized protein LOC125015761: MLCPAAVSAAAAAVWLLAVLGPGLSLPAEDNSESDFTLCSHCFYRQKPPRGASAGPLLRPLCHRLPGGQAFATLSRPTCDTAVYSAFHLSHGWTAMEGEEGEEFVIEEEDNIKVAVPALLRGVGDPSHPVSTTDSPLQHWESRVTTLVVSSVIPQCSTLGGDLYILTGAGGLRPAEDCQTKPLWSAVCCTGPEGKGGFSIGLIRETEEWERQLSVKELEEILGVAELFSEGCGGAEQKTLDIRAGLPGNIEEMGADADGAETGDAEGQDAGEHFEEGREATQEQVAGVAKAQVANVAQETSADAASAEDSSDKLHDVAHSGADRSQSPRSSSGYESAEKSETDTNSTSTLVYIICTTLSILKAPLLPVFSTVTQLPGQVTYVLQEDLGVLSALPGDTLTVFHLLISDLLSGIGSAAEMLLGIGETCFLGIYYCTSSISGALLSSCYTGVTGMGTLAGDTVGIFSDALDNAWWVTKFFGEWLWDHSEGYVGTVMSEVGGQAQAVGKGFGSLAWRSGNGVGNVFRLGGGLIMGVVDMATGAVKEAFGSETEE, from the exons atgctgtgtcctgctgctgtcagtgctgctgctgcggctgtaTGGCTGCTGGCAGTGCTGGGCCCAGGCCTGTCTCTTCCAGCTGAGGACAACTCTGAGTCAGACTTCACCCTCTGCAGCCACTGCTTCTACAGACAGAAGCCTCCTCGGGGAGCATCTGCAGGGCCTCTGCTGCGTCCACTCTGCCACAGACTGCCCGGGGGACAGGCGTTTGCCACTCTGTCCAGACCGACCTGTGACACAGCTGTCTACTCTGCTTTCCATCTCAGCCACGGATGGACAGCcatggagggagaggagggggaagagttTGTG atagaGGAAGAAGACAATATTAAAGTTGCAGTTCCAGCTCTTCTCAGAGGGGTTGGGGATCCATCTCATCCTGTCTCAACCACAGACTCCCCTCTTCAGCACTGGGAGTCTAGAGTCACAACACTAGTTGTGTCAAGCGTCATTCCACAGTGCAGCACTTTAGGAGGAGATCTGTACATCCTGACTGGAGCAGGAGGACTCAGGCCTGCAGAGGATTGCCAGACAAAGCCGCTGTGGTCTGCAGTGTGCTGCACTGGCCCAGAGGGGAAGGGCGGCTTCAGTATCGGCTTAATCAGAGAGACGGAGGAATGGGAGAGGCAACTGAGtgtgaaggagctggaggagattcTAGGAGTGGCAGAGCTGTTCTCAGAAGGctgtggaggagcagagcagAAGACTCTGGATATCAGAGCGGGGCTCCCTGGAAACATAGAAGAGATGGGAGCTGATGCTGATGGTGCAGAAACAGGCGATGCAGAAGGCCAAGATGCAGGAGAGCACTTCGAAGAAGGCAGAGAGGCAACTCAAGAACAGGTGGCTGGTGTTGCGAAAGCTCAGGTTGCTAACGTCGCACAAGAGACTTCAGCAGATGCAGCGTCTGCTGAGGACAGCAGTGACAAACTACATGATGTGGCACATTCAGGAGCTGACAGGTCACAGTCTCCCAGGTCCTCGAGTGGTTATGAGTCCGCGGAGAAATCGGAGACAGACACAAATTCCACCAGCACTCTGGTCTACATCATCTGTACCACCTTGTCGATCCTCAAAGctcctctgcttcctgtgttttctaCAGTCACACAGTTACCTGGACAG GTGACCTACGTCCTTCAGGAAGACCTTGGAGTTCTGTCTGCTCTGCCTGGAGACACGCTGACTGTGTTCCACCTCTTGATCTCCGACCTCCTGTCCGGGATaggctcagcagcagaaatgctGCTTGGTATCGGGGAGACCTGCTTCCTCGGGATTTACTACTGCACCTCCTCCATATCGGGGGCCCTCCTGAGCAGCTGCTACACTGGGGTCACTGGAATGGGCACCCTGGCTGGAGACACAGTGGGGATATTCAGTGATGCGCTGGATAATGCTTGGTGGGTGACCAAGTTTTTTGGAGAGTGGCTGTGGGACCACAGTGAGGGTTACGTAGGAACAGTGATGTCTGAGGTGGGGGGTCAAGCACAAGCTGTAGGCAAAGGATTTGGAAGCCTGGCATGGCGAAGTGGAAATGGCGTGGGCAATGTGTTCAGGCTGGGAGGGGGTCTTATAATGGGCGTGGTAGATATGGCCACCGGTGCAGTAAAAGAGGCCTTTGGGTCGGAGACAGAAGAATGA
- the ino80e gene encoding INO80 complex subunit E isoform X1: MSHRQTQAKEMNGQADVEVDYKRKYKNLKRKLKFLVYEQECFQEELRRAQRKLLKVSRDKSFLLDRLLQYERVDEDSSDSDATVSSENSEVEGPRERERERDGPKKRKSSPGACLPSSSSPHLSLMSRTGVNPLQSSSSGPYLNTMPFPPEYLAPQAERMKKERKTKTPKNKKETTGKVVAPMAANYPSTPAAAPAGSGPFSWVPRQMLSGDAAEEEGESDGDSDRGDEDRGEGDEAELVIDIPNE; this comes from the exons ATGTCGCACAGGCAGACTCAGGCTAAAG AGATGAACGGCCAAGCGGACGTCGAAGTAGACTACAAGCGGAAATACAAAAACCTTAAAcgaaaattaaaatttcttgtTTAT GAACAAGAGTGCTtccaggaggagctgaggagagcACAGAGGAAACTTCTTAAAGTTTCCAGAGACAAAAG CTTTCTCCTGGACAGATTGCTTCAGTATGAGAGGGTAGATGAAGACTCCTCAG ATTCAGATGCAACAGTTTCCTCAGAAAACAGTGAAGTGGAAGGGCccagggagagggaaagagaaagagatggaccAAAGAA GCGTAAAAGTAGTCCTGGGGCGTGCCTtccttcttcatcatctcctcatctctccCTCATGTCCCGTACTGGTGTAAATCCTCTACAGTCATCGAGCTCTGGACCCTACCTCAACACT ATGCCCTTCCCACCAGAGTATTTGGCACCCCAGGCTGAACGaatgaagaaagagagaaaaacaaagacgcctaaaaacaagaaagagacTACGGGGAag GTTGTGGCTCCAATGGCAGCTAATTACCCATCAACCCCTGCGGCTGCTCCAGCAGGCAGCGGCCCCTTCAGCTGGGTTCCCAGACAGATGCTCAGTGGAGATGCAgctgaggaggaaggggagagcGACGGAGACAGtgacagaggagatgaagacaGGGGGGAGGGAGACGAGGCTGAACTCGTCATTGACATCCCTAACGAGTGA
- the ino80e gene encoding INO80 complex subunit E isoform X2 yields MSHRQTQAKEMNGQADVEVDYKRKYKNLKRKLKFLVYEQECFQEELRRAQRKLLKVSRDKSFLLDRLLQYERVDEDSSDSDATVSSENSEVEGPRERERERDGPKKRKSSPGACLPSSSSPHLSLMSRTGVNPLQSSSSGPYLNTVVAPMAANYPSTPAAAPAGSGPFSWVPRQMLSGDAAEEEGESDGDSDRGDEDRGEGDEAELVIDIPNE; encoded by the exons ATGTCGCACAGGCAGACTCAGGCTAAAG AGATGAACGGCCAAGCGGACGTCGAAGTAGACTACAAGCGGAAATACAAAAACCTTAAAcgaaaattaaaatttcttgtTTAT GAACAAGAGTGCTtccaggaggagctgaggagagcACAGAGGAAACTTCTTAAAGTTTCCAGAGACAAAAG CTTTCTCCTGGACAGATTGCTTCAGTATGAGAGGGTAGATGAAGACTCCTCAG ATTCAGATGCAACAGTTTCCTCAGAAAACAGTGAAGTGGAAGGGCccagggagagggaaagagaaagagatggaccAAAGAA GCGTAAAAGTAGTCCTGGGGCGTGCCTtccttcttcatcatctcctcatctctccCTCATGTCCCGTACTGGTGTAAATCCTCTACAGTCATCGAGCTCTGGACCCTACCTCAACACT GTTGTGGCTCCAATGGCAGCTAATTACCCATCAACCCCTGCGGCTGCTCCAGCAGGCAGCGGCCCCTTCAGCTGGGTTCCCAGACAGATGCTCAGTGGAGATGCAgctgaggaggaaggggagagcGACGGAGACAGtgacagaggagatgaagacaGGGGGGAGGGAGACGAGGCTGAACTCGTCATTGACATCCCTAACGAGTGA
- the si:ch73-54f23.4 gene encoding zinc-binding protein A33, translating into MYQNHTKATKNNCNKSLLRDHKEKLIQAIKRIKHEIDECREAERETYIESVDVENRFDELEREIRSEFQNLHRFLDEEESMDLERLRKHKQNQVKQLKEREKKIAQQGRDLERAIAVLNSKLTEEDSPKLLKEIQDLIKRSQVSFVLPAEVDSEVRSGQFVGPIQYKIWKHMKSCLYPNITLVTFDPETAHPNLSLSESYTSVWFEEDKDTTDCQANPRRFHYYYCVLGKQSFTTGRHYWEVDVGNKTAWRLGVAQEDVPRGEMATSGTSSGLWTLALKNGSVFACTDPTPAKIKVSLRLVRIGVFLDCEKEEVTFYNAITMAPIYTFSMGTILVPLFPFYNPCDSDYGKNLAPIKNFHPSL; encoded by the exons ATGTACCAAAACCACACCAAAGCCACCAAAAACAACTGCAATAAAAGCCTTCTCCGTGATCACAAG gaaAAGCTTATTCAGGCTATAAAAAGAATCAAGCATGAGATAGATGAgtgcagagaagcagagagagagacgtaCATAGAGTCTGTGGATGTGGAG AACAGGTTTGATGAGCTGGAACGGGAAATCAGATCAGAGTTTCAGAACCTCCATCGTTtcctggatgaggaggagtccATGGACCTGGAGCGACTGAGGAAGCACAAACAGAACCaagtgaagcagctgaaggagagagagaagaaaatagccCAGCAAGGGAGAGACTTGGAGAGAGCGATCGCAGTGCTCAACAGCAAACTGACTGAGGAGGACAGTCCCAAGCTGCTCAAA GAAATTCAAGATCTCATAAAAAG GTCCCAGGTCAGCTTTGTTCTTCCAGCAGAGGTTGACTCAGAGGTTCGGTCTGGCCAGTTTGTGGGGCCTATCCAGTACAAGATATGGAAGCACATGAAAAGCTGCCTCTACCCAA ATATTACAttagtgacctttgaccccgaAACAGCCCACCCTAATCTGTCCCTGTCTGAGTCCTACACTTCAGTTTGGTTTGAGGAAGATAAAGACACAACAGATTGCCAGGCCAACCCACGACGGTTTCACTATTATTACTGTGTGTTGGGCAAGCAGAGCTTCACCACAGGCCGCCACTACTGGGAGGTGGACGTGGGCAACAAGACGGCTTGGAGGTTAGGCGTTGCGCAAGAAGATGTCCCAAGAGGGGAGATGGCCACGTCGGGCACCTCCAGCGGCCTCTGGACCCTAGCGCTGAAGAACGGATCTGTCTTCGCCTGCACTGACCCGACGCCCGCCAAGATCAAAGTGTCTCTCCGCCTTGTCCGCATTGGCGTGTTCTTAGACTGCGAAAAAGAGGAGGTCACTTTTTATAATGCCATCACCATGGCTCCAATATACACCTTCTCCATGGGAACAATCTTGGTTCCTCTGTTCCCGTTCTATAACCCGTGTGACTCAGACTATGGAAAGAACCTGGCGCCAATTAAGAACTTTCACCCCTCATTATAA